Genomic DNA from Haloplanus aerogenes:
CGTAGTCGACGCTCGCGAAGTCGAAGGGGTACATCGCCTCAGCCGGGTGGTGTGGCACCGTCACGACCCGGGAGTCGTGATCGCGGTCCCACTCCCGGAGTCGCGCCCAGACCCGTTCGTAGGTGTCGGCGTCGTCGGCGAGCGAGTCGATCAGCGCCGCGTCCCCGCTGTCCTCGAAGTAGACGTTGAGATGTCCGCCCATGTTGGGCTGTTTCGTCCACTCGTAGGCAGGGAGCGTGACGAACTCGCCCGGGTCGTCGAAGTCGTCGGCGAGGGCACAGAGGTCGTCGAAGTACGTGCGGTGCATCCGGCGGCGTTGCCAACTGGGCGGGATGAAAAACCCCATCGTGTCGTGGTCGGTGTACGCGGCCACGTCGAGGTCCATCACGTCGCGTCCGAACCGGTAGCCGGCCTCGGCGTCGCCAGCGCCGTCCGAGCGGATGGAGTGGAGGTGAATGTCGCCCCAGTACACCCGCCGGTCGTGGTCGTGGGCGACACGCACGGGGTTGGAGACGAACCGCTCGCCGGTTCGATCCTCCGTCAGCGTGAGGTAATGGATGCCGGGCGTGTCGAACCGGATACCGTCGGTTCGGACGACGCCACCGTTCCCGGACTCGAACGTGAGCGTCCGGGGGTAGGTTGCCTCGGCGTCCGTCGACGACAGCGTCACCGTCGCATCGAAGTCCCGGTGGAGGCGTTCGCACTGATCCCACGCCTGCACGGTGAGCGTGAGGGAGTCGCCCGGCGTCGCCGTCGAGGGGAGAATTGCGTGCAGGCGGTCGAACCGCTGGCGTCGGTTCGCGAGCAACGCCCGCGGCGAGGGGGCGCTCGTGGCGAAGACTTTCAGCGTCTCGACGGCCTTGATCAGCGGTCCTATGGCGGTCCGATTCATCGTGTCGTTCCTACCGTGGCGCGTCGCCTATAGGTACTGGGAGATACGGTTACCACGGCGCCACGCGTACGGCCACGTATGGCCAACTCGAACGACGGAGTGGATGCCGACGCTGTCTACGAGGCGATGGACCCGCTCGAACCGTACACGACGGGTGAGCTTGCGGCCCGTTTCGCCGCGTCACGGGCGGCGATCCGGCGACTGCTGGATTCCCTCGCGGGCGACGAGCGCATCCGGAAGAAGGAGCCGGAGCCGGACCGAACCATCTGGATTCGGGAACCGCCGACGCACGAGTGCCCGTCGTGTGACGAGCGGTTCGAGGTGAAACACTTCCACCCGACGTTTCAGGCCGTCCAGTACTGCCCGGCCTGCGGGACCCGGCTCCGACGACGCGCGTAGGACGACCTGATCCCCGCCCCTACTAAGTGCCGCCCTGTCAATCTGCGTGTATGCGAAGCTATACGATCACGAACATCTGGGGAATCCCGATTCGAGTCAACACCTCGCTTCTGATCTTCCTCCCGATCCTCGCGTGGCTGATCGGCAGCGGTCAGCAGATCGAACTGTACGCGGGCCTCATCGGCGGCCTGACGGGCACTGGCTTCGACCTCGCCACC
This window encodes:
- a CDS encoding DUF3604 domain-containing protein: MNRTAIGPLIKAVETLKVFATSAPSPRALLANRRQRFDRLHAILPSTATPGDSLTLTVQAWDQCERLHRDFDATVTLSSTDAEATYPRTLTFESGNGGVVRTDGIRFDTPGIHYLTLTEDRTGERFVSNPVRVAHDHDRRVYWGDIHLHSIRSDGAGDAEAGYRFGRDVMDLDVAAYTDHDTMGFFIPPSWQRRRMHRTYFDDLCALADDFDDPGEFVTLPAYEWTKQPNMGGHLNVYFEDSGDAALIDSLADDADTYERVWARLREWDRDHDSRVVTVPHHPAEAMYPFDFASVDYDDDLAPVVEVYSQWGSSERPGSEGNPFPLAMGQGEIDEDGHYVQDAHRMGYRVGMIGSADFHGPYPGHSIIHTRPHLPALREWRDAGLGWGNIWRVWNEQSYPGGLTAFLASELTRESIMSALRARSVYATTQPDRILVDFRVNGVDVADQDDAVVDTGASTRTVRVEVAGTAPVETVEIVKNNSVWRTLDGTDNPDAGLDAYTVTGEWVDDDPITGMRWDETRGTDGDVYVARVTQASNDPYPGVAWVGPIWVEER
- a CDS encoding FeoC-like transcriptional regulator → MANSNDGVDADAVYEAMDPLEPYTTGELAARFAASRAAIRRLLDSLAGDERIRKKEPEPDRTIWIREPPTHECPSCDERFEVKHFHPTFQAVQYCPACGTRLRRRA